Genomic window (Amaranthus tricolor cultivar Red isolate AtriRed21 chromosome 7, ASM2621246v1, whole genome shotgun sequence):
ttattatcattcaaaaatCCCACTTTAGAGCAACTTCAAAATGAACCAGGGTTTAAAGTACAACATTATTTCATCCAAACTACAGCAAGATATAATGCCAAACCCCCGAAACAATTCTTGAGATAACTTGATTAATTTCATTccaaaatcaaaacaaacagCTCATTAAAATACTGACCAAAATGCTCCATTAATTCAATAACTTTCTCATCAATTACTGATTAAGCTGTTTCTTATACTTAGCTACCTCATTTTCATTAGGGAAAAACCCCATTAATCTTCCAGCAGAGTTCTGGTAAGCATACATGAATCCACCCATTACTCCAATCAATCCACCAGTCACCATTGAAGGACCCTTAATCCCAGGCTTAATACCTAAAACGCAAAAACGAAAACCCATTAAAATTAGATCAAATTATAGAAAATTGAAACATGGGtttttattaaaatgagaaaatttgaaacggACTACCTGATAAATAGCCGACAGTGACAGAAACACCGGTAATTGTGGCAAATCGGAGGTAATCAAGAGTGCTGAAATTGCCGACGACTTTGGTGAAAGGTGGATTGCGATCTAGAACTGGGTATTCTGGTTTCGCCGATGCGGTAATATCTGTATTCATTTTTGTTCAAATGAAATCCTTCCTTTAGCTGCTTTGATCTGCTATGAAACTTGCCCTAATTAGTATTTGGAGTTTGGGGATTTCTGGCGTTTTGAGGTTAGTGGTGACTGTATTAGTTGTGTTTTTACTAGACCTTTGGTCAATGTCTCAATGATATTCCCATAATCTAAGATTATTGATAACCAAAAGATTTAATTCTTCCCATctaaccaataaaaaaaatataattattagtaatattgaaaaataaacatatttcattcaaaaaaataaacatattagaaaatattaaaaaatatcaaaatatatgTCAAAGTTGTGTTGCATGTCTGACACATCATGTCATATTTTAGTGGATCGTATTATAAATTGAAGAAATGAGTCACTCATGTGGGGTGTGTGGACGTGCCaaattcaatatttttgttCACAATAAGTCATGAACCATACCTTCTTGTCTCATATGATTCGTGACTTAATCGTGTTATGCTTGTGTTCGACTCTACTATCACACTAAATACTAATAAGCTTAGCAAGCCGAGCCGTGTTGTGTGGCATACCTACTTATACGTTGTAAGTAAGTTGCAAGTATGTTTTAAGAGTTCCATGGTGGTTAACCCTCTTATCCATTTCCTGTGGTCCACCACACTCCACACCATGCCTTTTCCCAGTCCTCGCATCACAAGATTCAACAAAACCAAGACGAACGAGAAGAAGATGATAAACCCATTATTAGATTCTCATTTCCGTATATTCATTCTTTGTCCTCTCCTTCCTccattaatgtctactttctaTCCTTTCCCTCTTCCTTCAATCTCTCCTTACctccattttctctctccttcttCCTCCATTGTTGAACCTCCTTTCTTTTCTGGCCCCCATTTTCACCTCCTAATTTCTCCCCCTTCTGCTCACTCTAACCCTACGCTTTTAAAGCCTAATCGTCGTTCTCAATTTGGGGATCCAATATCTACTTTTGacgatgatgaggaagaggaagaagatgaaattGTCGAAGATTCGAATTCAAATTCTTgtcttgatgatgatgatggtggtggtATTCCTTGGTTTAATGATGATgtgagtttttttctttttttttttttttgttgaatttcaattttatcaatttttttgattttgtgatcATGCAATAGTTTGATTATACGTGCTAAATTTGTTgttaattttcagttttatCAAGGTTTTTCTTTGCTAGATGATGAGTATGGTGAATTAGTGtcttaacaatgaacaaattgtcaaattgattgaattttaagggttttaattaaatttcaatttgaggAGTAATTCTTATTATCACCAATTGGTTTTAGCAGGAACCTCCTTTGGACTTTTCTTATTTTGGTTGCCCAACTCCATGTCATATATTCAATCGGTACACAATTTCATCTGCGCACTGTTTAGCAGATTGTGTTTCTAAAGAGACATTGCAACGAATTTTGTCTATTCTTATGACACCGTTTCGTTACCCAATGCCATTAACGACTCTCATCTAGGAGGTTTTTTTGGGAGATCGGATGTATGCAAGTTGTAAAACATCTTTGTGTTTCTACTTAACCCTTCATAGAACTTGCCCTAACCTAATTATACTCTGAATTTCATGACAG
Coding sequences:
- the LOC130818376 gene encoding uncharacterized protein LOC130818376; amino-acid sequence: MNTDITASAKPEYPVLDRNPPFTKVVGNFSTLDYLRFATITGVSVTVGYLSGIKPGIKGPSMVTGGLIGVMGGFMYAYQNSAGRLMGFFPNENEVAKYKKQLNQ